In the Cololabis saira isolate AMF1-May2022 chromosome 7, fColSai1.1, whole genome shotgun sequence genome, one interval contains:
- the LOC133447651 gene encoding POU domain, class 3, transcription factor 4-like: protein MATAASSPYTLLSSTSMIHADSQAMQPASPYRGHQKLLQSDYLQSVQSNGHPLGHQWASSLSEGGPWSTSMEQQDVKPGREDLQLGIIHHRSPHVAHHSPHHNNHGNHPGGWGTPVSHNSSITGAQQINIYSQTGFTVNGMLDHGGGLTPPPNNPQGHAAGMHPGLRDTLSPDHSDMVQGHHCHDHSDEETPTSDELEHFAKQFKQRRIKLGFTQADVGLALGTLYGNVFSQTTICRFEALQLSFKNMCKLKPLLNKWLEEADSTTGSASSIDKIAAQGRKRKKRTSIEVSVKGVLETHFLKCPKPSAQEITSLADSLQLEKEVVRVWFCNRRQKEKRMTPPGEPPPPGPPTHEGPYSHSGSAGGDTSSCHDL, encoded by the coding sequence ATGGCCACAGCTGCCTCCAGCCCCTACACCCTGCTCAGCTCCACGTCCATGATCCACGCGGACAGCCAGGCCATGCAGCCTGCCAGTCCCTACAGAGGGCAccagaaactcctgcagagcGACTACCTGCAGAGCGTCCAGAGCAACGGACACCCGCTCGGGCACCAGTGGGCGAGCAGCCTGTCCGAGGGCGGGCCCTGGTCCACCTCCATGGAGCAGCAGGACGTGAAGCCCGGCCGAGAGGACCTGCAGCTCGGCATCATCCATCACCGCTCTCCTCACGTAGCGCATCACTCCCCTCATCACAACAACCATGGCAACCACCCGGGAGGCTGGGGAACTCCGGTGTCCCACAACTCCTCCATCACCGGCGCGCAGCAGATCAACATCTACTCCCAGACGGGCTTCACCGTCAACGGCATGCTGGACCACGGCGGCGGACTCACGCCTCCACCCAACAACCCGCAGGGCCATGCAGCAGGCATGCACCCGGGCCTCAGGGACACGCTCAGCCCCGACCACAGCGACATGGTGCAGGGCCACCACTGCCACGACCACTCCgacgaggagacgccgacctcGGACGAGCTGGAGCACTTTGCCAAGCAGTTCAAGCAGAGGCGGATTAAGCTGGGCTTTACGCAGGCGGACGTCGGGTTGGCTCTGGGCACGTTGTACGGCAACGTCTTTTCCCAGACGACCATCTGCAGGTTCGAGGCGCTGCAGCTGAGCtttaaaaacatgtgcaaactcAAGCCGCTGCTGAACAAGTGGCTGGAGGAGGCGGACTCGACCACGGGCAGCGCCAGCAGCATAGACAAGATCGCCGCGcaggggaggaagaggaagaagaggacgtCCATCGAGGTGAGCGTCAAGGGGGTGCTGGAGACGCACTTTCTCAAGTGTCCCAAGCCGTCCGCGCAGGAGATCACCTCGCTGGCGGACTCGCTGCAGCTGGAGAAGGAGGTGGTGCGCGTCTGGTTCTGCAACAGAAGGCAGAAGGAGAAGCGCATGACGCCGCCCGGggagccgccgccgccggggCCGCCGACGCACGAGGGACCTTATTCTCACAGCGGGAGCGCGGGGGGGGACACCTCCTCCTGCCACGACCTCTGA